Sequence from the Mycobacterium florentinum genome:
TGGGAACTGAAGGGGCGCATCGGCAGCCGCGATGTGTCCATCCGGGTCGATCAGCCGGAGGAAAGGTGTGTGAGTCTGCGATACACCGATCCCGACGGGGCCGTCGCGGTGTGCACCAACACCGAGCAGGCCGACATTCACATCGAGATCAGTCACCGCAAGGGCCGCAGCCGGGTCGTCGACCACAGTTGGTCGGTGCTGGGACATGCCGAGGTCGGTTTGCGCTGAGCGTGCGTTCCGGGCGTCGAGTGTGAGGCCACGGTGGGCTCACTCGGCGCGTCGCCGCCCTGGGTGCACACTCGGTGCTGTAGACGCACATTCGTGTTAGGAACGACGGGTGCCGATCCCCGACTTCATCGTCGAGCTGCGTCGCGCGATCGGCCATGCGCCGTTGTGGTTGACCGGGGTCACCGCCGTCACGATTCACGACCGCAAGGTTCTGCTGGTCAAGCGGTCCGACAATGGCGCCTGGACAGCGGTGACCGGCATTCTGGAGCCCGGCGAAGACCCGGCGGACTGCGCTGTTCGGGAAGTGCTCGAAGAAGCCGACGTCCACGCGCGGGCGGTCAGGCTCGCATGGGTCCACGTGTTGCCGCCGACCGTGCACCCCAACGGTGATCACGCCCAGTATCTGGATCTCGTATTCCGGATGGACTGGCTTTCCGGCGAACCGTTCGCGGCCGACGACGAGTGCACCGAGGCGAGGTGGTTCGACCTCGACGAGCTGCCGCCGATGACAGACAACATGCGCCGGCGCATCGAGTTGAGCGCGCGAGATGACGACCGAACCGTCTTCGATACGCAATAGCGCCTACACGCCCAGCGAAAACCACTGAGCGCCAACGAAAGCGGGCCCGGCGAGCGGGCTACCCCTCGAGCTTGTAGCCCAGCCCGCGAACCGTCACCAGGTGCACCGGGTTGGCCGGGTCGGCTTCGATCTTGGACCGCAGGCGCTTGACGTGGACGTCGAGCGTCTTGGTGTCGCCGACGTAGTCCGCGCCCCAGACCCGATCGATCAGCTGTCCGCGGGTGAGCACCCGCCCGCTGTTGCGCATCAGGTATTCGAGCAAGTCAAATTCCTTGAGCGGCAACGTGATAGCGTCTCCGTTCACCGACACGACGTGCCGCTCGACGTCCATGCGAACCGGGCCGGACTCCAGCACGCCGTCGCTGATCTCGGAGTCGTCGTCGCCGCCGCGGCGAAGCACCGCCCGGATCCGGGCGATCAACTCCCGCGCCGAATAGGGCTTGGTCACATAGTCATCGGCGCCGAGCTCCAGGCCGACCACCTTGTCGATCTCGCTGTCCCGAGCCGTGACCATGATCACCGGCACGCTGGAGCGAGCGCGCAGCTGCTTGCACACGTCGGTGCCCGACATGCCCGGCAGCATCAGATCAAGCAGCACGATGTCCGCGCCGGC
This genomic interval carries:
- the regX gene encoding two-component sensory transduction protein RegX, which encodes MTSVLIVEDEESLADPLAFLLRKEGFEATVVTDGSAALSEFDRAGADIVLLDLMLPGMSGTDVCKQLRARSSVPVIMVTARDSEIDKVVGLELGADDYVTKPYSARELIARIRAVLRRGGDDDSEISDGVLESGPVRMDVERHVVSVNGDAITLPLKEFDLLEYLMRNSGRVLTRGQLIDRVWGADYVGDTKTLDVHVKRLRSKIEADPANPVHLVTVRGLGYKLEG
- a CDS encoding NUDIX hydrolase — its product is MPIPDFIVELRRAIGHAPLWLTGVTAVTIHDRKVLLVKRSDNGAWTAVTGILEPGEDPADCAVREVLEEADVHARAVRLAWVHVLPPTVHPNGDHAQYLDLVFRMDWLSGEPFAADDECTEARWFDLDELPPMTDNMRRRIELSARDDDRTVFDTQ